A single Brassica rapa cultivar Chiifu-401-42 chromosome A04, CAAS_Brap_v3.01, whole genome shotgun sequence DNA region contains:
- the LOC103864251 gene encoding translocon-associated protein subunit alpha isoform X2, with amino-acid sequence MKMNVRVLFLALLLLASPLLQVARSQADDDHSSLVDDVVGEHSDSAADEDDQDLDINLTSAPGVETVCVFPHNSARVVPAGEETELLVALKNDGKPTVGVMGIRASVHLPYDHKLLVQNLTLQRYNNASIPTSVQATFPYVFAVSQYLQPGAFDLVGYVIYDVEGKPYQSVFYNGTIEVVESGGLLSGESVFLITLGIALLLLLGLWAYSQVQRLTKKTKKVSKVEVGTRSTDASMDEWLEGTHLAKSLSGKSKSKKN; translated from the exons atgaagatgaatgTTAGGGTTTTGTTTCTGGCTCTCCTTCTCCTCGCATCTCCTCTGCTCCAAG TTGCTAGAAGTCAAGCGGACGATGATCATTCCAGTCTTGTTGACGATGTTGTCGGAGAACACAGTGATTCTGCTGCTGACGAAGATGACCAGGACTTGGATATCAACTTGACCTCAGCTCCAGGAGTTGAAACTGTCTGTGTTTTCCCCCATAACAGTGCCAGAG TGGTTCCAGCGGGTGAAGAGACTGAGCTCCTTGTTGCTCTCAAAAACGATG GGAAACCTACCGTTGGTGTGATGGGAATTAGAGCTAGCGTCCATCTTCCTTATGATCACAAGTTGTTGGTTCAGAATCTTACCCTGCAG AGATACAACAATGCCTCCATCCCAACTTCTGTTCAAGCAACATTCCCCTACGTCTTTGCTGTTAGCCAGTACCTACAG CCTGGAGCATTTGATCTGGTGGGTTATGTCATCTACGACGTGGAAGGGAAGCCATACCAGAGTGTCTTCTACAATGGAACCATTGAGGTTGTTGAATCCGGAGGTCTTCTCAGCGGTGAGTCTGTCTTCCTCATAACACTTGGGATtgctctcctcctcctcctcggtCTATGGGCATACAGCCAAGTTCAGCGTCTCACCAAG AAAACCAAAAAGGTGTCAAAGGTGGAAGTAGGAACAAGGTCTACGGACGCATCAATGGACGAGTGGCTCGAG GGAACTCATTTGGCCAAGTCATTGTCTGGGAAATCAAAGAGCAAGAAGAACTAG
- the LOC103864251 gene encoding translocon-associated protein subunit alpha isoform X1 produces MKMNVRVLFLALLLLASPLLQVARSQADDDHSSLVDDVVGEHSDSAADEDDQDLDINLTSAPGVETVCVFPHNSARGNTFSPVVYWDSLKIIPICFPPAAVVPAGEETELLVALKNDGKPTVGVMGIRASVHLPYDHKLLVQNLTLQRYNNASIPTSVQATFPYVFAVSQYLQPGAFDLVGYVIYDVEGKPYQSVFYNGTIEVVESGGLLSGESVFLITLGIALLLLLGLWAYSQVQRLTKKTKKVSKVEVGTRSTDASMDEWLEGTHLAKSLSGKSKSKKN; encoded by the exons atgaagatgaatgTTAGGGTTTTGTTTCTGGCTCTCCTTCTCCTCGCATCTCCTCTGCTCCAAG TTGCTAGAAGTCAAGCGGACGATGATCATTCCAGTCTTGTTGACGATGTTGTCGGAGAACACAGTGATTCTGCTGCTGACGAAGATGACCAGGACTTGGATATCAACTTGACCTCAGCTCCAGGAGTTGAAACTGTCTGTGTTTTCCCCCATAACAGTGCCAGAGGTAACACATTTTCCCCCGTTGTTTATTGGGATTCCTTAAAGATAATTCCCATTTGTTTTCCTCCTGCTGCAGTGGTTCCAGCGGGTGAAGAGACTGAGCTCCTTGTTGCTCTCAAAAACGATG GGAAACCTACCGTTGGTGTGATGGGAATTAGAGCTAGCGTCCATCTTCCTTATGATCACAAGTTGTTGGTTCAGAATCTTACCCTGCAG AGATACAACAATGCCTCCATCCCAACTTCTGTTCAAGCAACATTCCCCTACGTCTTTGCTGTTAGCCAGTACCTACAG CCTGGAGCATTTGATCTGGTGGGTTATGTCATCTACGACGTGGAAGGGAAGCCATACCAGAGTGTCTTCTACAATGGAACCATTGAGGTTGTTGAATCCGGAGGTCTTCTCAGCGGTGAGTCTGTCTTCCTCATAACACTTGGGATtgctctcctcctcctcctcggtCTATGGGCATACAGCCAAGTTCAGCGTCTCACCAAG AAAACCAAAAAGGTGTCAAAGGTGGAAGTAGGAACAAGGTCTACGGACGCATCAATGGACGAGTGGCTCGAG GGAACTCATTTGGCCAAGTCATTGTCTGGGAAATCAAAGAGCAAGAAGAACTAG
- the LOC103864252 gene encoding triosephosphate isomerase, chloroplastic — translation MASSLTAAGTQPSAPSFSGLRRTCPKLDAAVSFSHRVNSSIRLVSSSQRSPRGVVAMAGSGKFFVGGNWKCNGTKDTITKLVSDLNTATLESDVDVVVSPPFVYIDQVKSSLTDRIEISGQNSWVGKGGAFTGEISVEQLKDIGCKWVILGHSERRHVIGEKDEFIGKKAAYALSEGLGVIACIGEKLEEREAGKTFDVCFDQLKAFADAVPSWDKVVVAYEPVWAIGTGKVASPQQAQEVHVAVRDWLKKNVSEEVASKTRIIYGGSVNGGNCAELAKEEDIDGFLVGGASLKGPEFATIVNSVTSKKVAA, via the exons ATGGCTTCCTCTCTCACCGCCGCTGGTACTCAGCCCTCTGCTCCTTCTTTCTCCGGCCTCCGCCGCACTTGCCCCAAGCTCGACGCCGCCGTCTCCTTCTCCCACCGCGTCAACTCCTCTATCCGTCTCGTTTCCTCCTCGCAGCGGTCTCCTAGAGGCGTTGTCGCCATGGCCGGATCCGGAAAG TTTTTCGTTGGAGGAAACTGGAAGTGT AACGGGACTAAGGACACCATCACCAAGCTTGTCTCTGATCTCAACACTGCCACCTTGGAATCAGATGTTG ATGTGGTTGTGTCGCCTCCATTTGTGTACATCGACCAAGTCAAATCTTCCTTGACGGACCGTATTGAAATATCTGGTCAGAACTCTTGGGTTGGTAAAGGTGGTGCCTTCACTGGTGAAATCAGCGTGGAACAGCTCAAAGACATTGGCTGCAAGTGGGTCATTCTTGGCCATTCCGAAAGGAGGCATGTCATCGGTGAAAAGGATGAG TTTATCGGGAAGAAAGCTGCTTACGCGTTGAGTGAGGGTCTTGGAGTAATAGCTTGTATCGGGGAGAAGCTAGAAGAGAGGGAAGCAGGCAAGACTTTTGATGTTTGCTTCGACCAATTAAAGGCCTTTGCTG ATGCAGTGCCTAGCTGGGACAAGGTAGTGGTTGCATACGAGCCAGTATGGGCAATTGGAACTGGCAAAGTTGCATCTCCTCAGCAAGCACAGGAAGTCCATGTAGCTGTCCGTGATTGGCTCAAGAAGAATGTCTCTGAAGAAGTCGCTTCCAAAACGAGGATCATATACGGAG GTTCTGTCAATGGAGGCAACTGCGCAGAGCTTGCCAAAGAAGAAGACATTGATGGTTTTCTTGTCGGCGGTGCCTCCTTGAAG GGACCTGAGTTTGCGACCATTGTGAACTCAGTCACGTCAAAGAAAGTTGCTGCTTGA
- the LOC103864253 gene encoding uncharacterized protein LOC103864253, which produces MIIIVSTIYLLPFYRWEAVPVQQEREMEPPATAEKRSSRRLLFDRRYGWVVDEWKEPSDEALAGGRGMFCVVPLGKTLFQTASQSINSAVKIIDMKLQKWQNPMHNPSSSVVDSNGDSG; this is translated from the exons ATGATTATTATAGTGTCCACCATATATCTGTTACCTTTCTATCGGTGGGAGGCTGTACCTGTCCAGCAGGAAAGAGAGATGGAACCGCCAGCCACCGCAGAAAAACGCTCCTCCAGACGCCTTCTCTTTGACCGCCGTTACGGCTGGGT GGTCGACGAGTGGAAGGAACCATCTGATGAAGCTCTCGCCGGCGGAAGAGGAAT GTTTTGTGTAGTTCCTTTGGGCAAAACTCTGTTTCAGACCGCTTCACAATCA ATTAACTCGGCCGTCAAAATTATAGATATGAAGCTTCAGAAATGGCAAAATCCTATGCACAACCCAAGCTCTAGTGTTGTAGACAGTAATGGAGATTCAGGGTGA